One region of Brassica napus cultivar Da-Ae chromosome A10, Da-Ae, whole genome shotgun sequence genomic DNA includes:
- the LOC106398322 gene encoding probable fructokinase-7 isoform X1: MGEKAISGNLKKLTIETGRSETLVVCFGEMLIDFVPTVGGVSLAEAPAFKKAPGGAPANVAVGVSRLGGSSAFVGKVGDDEFGKMLAEILKLNNVDNSGMRFDHKARTALAFVTLRADGEREFLFFRHPSADMLLTESELDKNLIQKAKIFHYGSISLIKEPCRSTHLAAMKIAKAAGSLLSYDPNLRLPLWPSEEAARKEIMSIWDLADVIKISEDEITFLTGGDDPYSDEVVLQKLFHPNLKLLVVSEGPNGCRYYTKEFKGRVGGVKVKAVDTTGAGDAFVSGLLNSLASDLTLLTDEKKLREALLFANACGAITVTERGAIPAMPTMDAVQELLKSSRS, translated from the exons ATGGGTGAGAAAGCCATCTCAG GTAATCTCAAGAAACTAACGATCGAGACAGGACGTTCAGAGACTCTCGTGGTCTGTTTCGGTGAAATGCTGATCGATTTTGTGCCAACGGTGGGAGGTGTTTCGCTCGCTGAAGCACCAGCTTTCAAGAAAGCTCCAGGAGGTGCACCTGCCAATGTTGCTGTTGGTGTCTCTAGACTCGGTGGCTCCTCTGCTTTCGTTGGAAAG GTTGGTGATGATGAGTTTGGAAAAATGTTAGCTGAGATTCTAAAGCTGAACAATGTGGATAACTCTGGGATGAGATTCGACCACAAAGCACGTACTGCTCTCGCCTTTGTTACGTTAAGAGCTGATGGAGAGAGGGAGTTTCTGTTCTTCAGACACCCGAGTGCTGATATGCTTCTTACCGAGTCTGAGCTTGACAAGAACCTAATCCAAAAG GCCAAGATCTTTCATTACGGATCAATCAGTTTGATCAAGGAACCTTGCCGCTCGACTCATCTTGCAGCTATGAAAATCGCTAAAGCCGCAGGGAGTCTCTTGTCTTATGACCCCAACTTGAGGTTACCATTGTGGCCATCAGAGGAAGCTGCAAGGAAAGAGATCATGAGTATCTGGGATCTAGCTGATGTTATTAAG ATCAGTGAGGACGAGATTACATTCCTGACTGGTGGAGATGATCCTTATAGTGATGAAGTTGTGTTGCAAAAGCTCTTTCATCCCAATCTTAAGCTTCTTGTTGTGTCAGAAGGACCTAATGGCTGTAGATACTACACTAAG GAGTTTAAAGGTAGAGTTGGTGGAGTGAAAGTGAAAGCGGTTGATACAACCGGTGCAGGAGATGCATTCGTGAGCGGTCTATTAAACAGCTTAGCTTCTGATCTCACTCTTCTCACT GATGAGAAGAAACTAAGAGAGGCGCTTCTATTCGCAAACGCTTGTGGAGCCATCACAGTAACAGAGAGAGGAGCTATTCCAGCGATGCCCACCATGGATGCTGTTCAAGAGCTTCTCAAATCTTCTCGCTCCTGA
- the LOC106398336 gene encoding phosphoglucomutase, chloroplastic-like codes for MWQSYTCDLHLSLSLSLSLSLSLSLSLSLSLSLSHSLLNAHFPEYQYSRPEPISAMSSTYARFDTVFLLSRFAGAKYSPLWPSSSSSSSSHSSLLSSGTHLRAKPNSRLRSVTAASSGPIIAGSESIEIKSLPTKPIEGQKTGTSGLRKKVKVFMQDNYLANWIQALFNSLPLEDYKDATLVLGGDGRYFNKEASQIIIKIAAGNGVGKILVGQEGILSTPAVSAVIRKRKANGGFIMSASHNPGGPEYDWGIKFNYSSGQPAPESITDKIYGNTLSISEIKVAEIPDIDLSHVGVTKYGNFSVEVIDPVSDYLELMEDVFDFDLIRGLLSRSDFGFMFDAMHAVTGAYAKPIFVDNLGAKPDSISNGVPLEDFGHGHPDPNLTYAKDLVDVMYRDDGPDFGAASDGDGDRNMVLGNKFFVTPSDSVAIIAANAQEAIPYFRAGPKGLARSMPTSGALDRVAEKLKLPFFEVPTGWKFFGNLMDAGKLSICGEESFGTGSDHIREKDGIWAVLAWLSILAHRNKDKKPGEKLVSVADVVNEYWATYGRNFFSRYDYEECESEGANKMIEYLRDIVAKSKAGENYGNYVLQFADDFSYTDPVDGSVASKQGVRFVFTDGSRIIFRLSGTGSAGATVRIYIEQFEPDVSKHDVDAQIALKPLIDLALSVSKLKEFTGREKPTVIT; via the exons ATGTGGCAATCCTACACTTGCGATcttcacctctctctctctctctctctctctctctctctctctctctctctctctctctctctctctctctctctctctcactcactctTAAACGCACACTTTCCCGAGTACCAATACTCGCGGCCTGAGCCAATCTCAGCAATGTCGTCGACCTATGCGAGATTCGACACCGTTTTTCTCCTTTCTAGATTCGCCGGCGCTAAGTACTCGCCGCTGtggccttcttcttcatcatcgtcGTCGTCGCACTCTTCTCTCTTATCTTCCGGGACTCACCTTAGAGCCAAGCCGAATTCGCGTTTGCGATCGGTTACAGCAGCATCGTCTGGTCCTATCATCGCCGGAAGCGAAAGCATTGAG ATCAAATCGTTGCCGACGAAGCCTATCGAGGGGCAGAAGACTGGAACTAGCGGCCTCCGCAAGAAG GTGAAAGTTTTCATGCAAGATAATTACCTAGCCAACTGGATCCAG GCACTGTTTAATTCATTGCCCCTGGAGGACTATAAGGACGCCACATTGGTTTTAGGAGGTGATGGTCGTTACTTCAACAAAGAGGCCTCCCAG ATCATAATCAAAATTGCCGCTGGGAATGGAGTTGGAAAAATTTTAGTCGGACA GGAAGGCATTTTGTCAACCCCAGCGGTTTCCGCTGTAATCAGGAAACGAAAG GCAAATGGAGGATTTATTATGAGTGCAAGTCATAATCCTGGTGGACCTGAATATGACTGGGGTATCAAG TTCAATTACAGCAGTGGTCAGCCAGCTCCTGAATCCATTACTGACAAAATTTATGGAAATACACTTTCA ATCTCTGAGATTAAGGTGGCAGAGATTCCCGACATTGATCTTTCTCATGTTGGAGTTACTAAATATGGGAATTTCAGTGTGGAAGTTATAGATCCTGTTTCCGATTACTTGGAGCTCATGGAG GATGTGTTTGACTTTGATCTCATTAGAGGTCTTCTTTCAAGATCAGATTTTGG GTTCATGTTTGATGCCATGCATGCTGTTACTGGTGCTTATGCGAAACCAATTTTTGTCGATAATCTTGGAGCCAAACCG GATTCAATTTCCAACGGAGTTCCCCTGGAAGATTTTGGGCATGGCCATCCAGATCCTAATTTGAC ATACGCAAAGGATTTGGTTGATGTCATGTATCGTGACGATGGACCTGATTTCGGAGCAGCAAGTGATG gTGATGGTGACAGAAATATGGTCTTAGGAAACAAATTCTTTGTCACTCCTTCAGACTCTGTTGCTATCATTGCAGCCAATGCACAAGAAGCAATTCCATATTTCCGTGCTGGTCCTAAG GGTCTAGCACGTTCTATGCCAACTAGTGGTGCTCTGGATCGTGTTGCCGAGAAGTTGAAGCTTCCTTTCTTCGAG GTTCCCACCGGATGGAAATTTTTTGGGAATCTTATGGATGCTGGAAAATTGTCAATCTGTGGAGAAGAGAGCTTTGGCACAGGTTCTGATCACATCCGTGAGAAGGATGGCATATG GGCTGTATTAGCGTGGCTTTCGATCCTAGCTCATCGCAACAAGGACAAGAAACCAGGGGAGAAGTTGGTTTCTGTTGCAGATGTTGTGAACGAGTACTGGGCGACATATGGAAGGAACTTTTTTTCCAGATACGACTATGAA GAATGTGAATCTGAAGGAGCCAATAAAATGATCGAATATCTTAGAGATATCGTGGCTAAGAGCAAGGCCGGTGAAAATTATG GAAACTATGTCCTCCAGTTTGCAGATGACTTTTCATACACGGACCCT GTTGATGGAAGTGTTGCATCCAAGCAAGGTGTTCGGTTTGTCTTCACGGATGGATCCAGAATCATATTTCGTTTATCC GGAACTGGTTCAGCTGGTGCCACGGTTCGAATATACATTGAACAGTTTGAGCCAGACGTTTCAAAGCATGATGTGGATGCACAGATAGCTCTAAAACCTTTGATAG ATCTTGCATTGTCTGTATCAAAGCTGAAGGAGTTTACAGGGAGGGAGAAGCCCACTGTCATTACATGA
- the LOC111201545 gene encoding uncharacterized protein LOC111201545, with product MASDPKLKAEIGPDGLAKEAPVIAYTEKVHEPETKSVLDSSSPAAANANQTHPEKTEGKEKGGKEHGQRPATAEGESKSRKKPQIQGRGRGTGIMNNKGRGGWTGAGFDVDCRT from the exons ATGGCTTCGGATCCAAAGCTGAAGGCAGAGATAGGTCCGGATGGACTTGCAAAAGAAGCGCCAGTTATTGCCTACACAGAGAAG GTCCATGAACCGGAGACTAAATCTGTACTAGACAGTAGCTCACCAGCAGCAGCCAATGCTAATCAGACTCACCCGGAAAAAACTGAAGGGAAGGAGAAGGGAGGTAAAGAACATGGACAGAGACCAGCCACAGCGGAAGGAGAATCAAAATCGAGAAAGAAACCTCAGATTCAAGGAAGGGGAAGAGGAACTGGAATCATGAACAACAAAGGCAGAGGAGGTTGGACTGGTGCTGGATTCGATGTCGACTGTAGAacttaa
- the LOC106398322 gene encoding probable fructokinase-7 isoform X2, which produces MGNLKKLTIETGRSETLVVCFGEMLIDFVPTVGGVSLAEAPAFKKAPGGAPANVAVGVSRLGGSSAFVGKVGDDEFGKMLAEILKLNNVDNSGMRFDHKARTALAFVTLRADGEREFLFFRHPSADMLLTESELDKNLIQKAKIFHYGSISLIKEPCRSTHLAAMKIAKAAGSLLSYDPNLRLPLWPSEEAARKEIMSIWDLADVIKISEDEITFLTGGDDPYSDEVVLQKLFHPNLKLLVVSEGPNGCRYYTKEFKGRVGGVKVKAVDTTGAGDAFVSGLLNSLASDLTLLTDEKKLREALLFANACGAITVTERGAIPAMPTMDAVQELLKSSRS; this is translated from the exons ATGG GTAATCTCAAGAAACTAACGATCGAGACAGGACGTTCAGAGACTCTCGTGGTCTGTTTCGGTGAAATGCTGATCGATTTTGTGCCAACGGTGGGAGGTGTTTCGCTCGCTGAAGCACCAGCTTTCAAGAAAGCTCCAGGAGGTGCACCTGCCAATGTTGCTGTTGGTGTCTCTAGACTCGGTGGCTCCTCTGCTTTCGTTGGAAAG GTTGGTGATGATGAGTTTGGAAAAATGTTAGCTGAGATTCTAAAGCTGAACAATGTGGATAACTCTGGGATGAGATTCGACCACAAAGCACGTACTGCTCTCGCCTTTGTTACGTTAAGAGCTGATGGAGAGAGGGAGTTTCTGTTCTTCAGACACCCGAGTGCTGATATGCTTCTTACCGAGTCTGAGCTTGACAAGAACCTAATCCAAAAG GCCAAGATCTTTCATTACGGATCAATCAGTTTGATCAAGGAACCTTGCCGCTCGACTCATCTTGCAGCTATGAAAATCGCTAAAGCCGCAGGGAGTCTCTTGTCTTATGACCCCAACTTGAGGTTACCATTGTGGCCATCAGAGGAAGCTGCAAGGAAAGAGATCATGAGTATCTGGGATCTAGCTGATGTTATTAAG ATCAGTGAGGACGAGATTACATTCCTGACTGGTGGAGATGATCCTTATAGTGATGAAGTTGTGTTGCAAAAGCTCTTTCATCCCAATCTTAAGCTTCTTGTTGTGTCAGAAGGACCTAATGGCTGTAGATACTACACTAAG GAGTTTAAAGGTAGAGTTGGTGGAGTGAAAGTGAAAGCGGTTGATACAACCGGTGCAGGAGATGCATTCGTGAGCGGTCTATTAAACAGCTTAGCTTCTGATCTCACTCTTCTCACT GATGAGAAGAAACTAAGAGAGGCGCTTCTATTCGCAAACGCTTGTGGAGCCATCACAGTAACAGAGAGAGGAGCTATTCCAGCGATGCCCACCATGGATGCTGTTCAAGAGCTTCTCAAATCTTCTCGCTCCTGA